One stretch of Legionella birminghamensis DNA includes these proteins:
- a CDS encoding efflux RND transporter permease subunit, with translation MSDFFINRPIFAWVIAIMLMVAGLIAIIQLPISQYPTVAPPAISVQTVYPGADAQTMQDTVTQIIEQNMTGLDNLLYMTSQSDSSGSMTITLTFDPKADPDIAQVQVQNKLQLATPLLPIEVQQQGIVVQKASSSYLLVVGVYSDNDNLDQYDLGDYLASYLQDPIGRINGVGNVELFGAQYAMRVWMDPNKLNNYQLTPTDVILAIRAQNNQIAAGQLGGLPALPNQQLNASIIAQTRLKSPEEFQKILLKVNPDGSQVRLKDVAKVELGGENYDMIARYNGRPAAGLGVRLSTGANALDTANAIKNELKRMTPYFPAGLKVVYPYDTTPFVKISIHKVVETLFEAFVLVFLVMYLFLQNLRATLIPTIAIPVVILGTFAILSLFGMSINTLTMFGMILAIGLLVDDAIVVVENVERVMAEENLPPKEATRRSMKQIQGALIGIAMVLSAVFIPMAFFGGSTGAIYRQFSITIVSAMGLSILIALILTPALCASLLKPYSEEHHDRRLFSWFNRFLHSATNGYHNSVARILKHTGRYLLIYLIIIISMVYLFFRLPSSFLPEEDQGMLLTMIQLPAGATQERTQKVADDIYQYFASKEKNNVISVFSVVGFGFNGKGQNNGIAFLTLKDWAERKGKENSVQEIINRAGQKFAEIINDGMVFPFNLPAIIELGTATGFDFELIDRGGLGHDKLTEARNKLMELVGEHPNVLVRVRPNGLEDTPQYKLIIDQEKAETLGVSIENINNTIAAALGSVYVNNFIDRGRVKKVYVQGAAPFRMLPQDINEWYVRAANGQMVPFSAFASSKWVKGSPRLERYNGLPSMEILGEAAEGKSTGTAMALMEKLTSQLPAGIGFDWTGMSYQERLSGNQAPALYAISLLVIFLSLAALYESWSVPFSVMLVVPLGIIGALIAAKLFNMYNDIYFKVGLLTTMGLSAKNAILIVEFAKDLIEKEHKPLIEATLEATRMRLRPILMTSLAFIFGVLPLALGTGAGSGAQNAVGIGVVGGMFTATFLAIFFVPIFFVIIRRHFGKKVIEESN, from the coding sequence ATGTCTGATTTTTTTATAAATCGTCCTATCTTTGCCTGGGTTATCGCCATCATGCTGATGGTGGCCGGCCTCATTGCAATAATCCAGCTGCCTATTTCGCAATATCCGACGGTAGCCCCTCCTGCTATTTCAGTACAAACCGTCTATCCCGGTGCAGATGCCCAAACGATGCAGGATACTGTAACCCAAATTATTGAGCAGAACATGACAGGCCTGGATAATTTGCTCTATATGACCTCCCAGAGCGATTCTTCAGGCAGCATGACCATCACCCTGACCTTTGATCCAAAGGCTGATCCGGATATCGCCCAGGTGCAGGTGCAAAATAAGCTCCAGCTCGCCACACCCTTACTTCCCATTGAAGTGCAGCAGCAAGGAATAGTGGTGCAAAAAGCCAGCAGCAGCTATCTTTTGGTCGTGGGGGTATATTCTGATAATGACAATTTGGATCAATATGATTTAGGGGATTATCTCGCCTCCTATCTGCAGGATCCCATTGGCCGTATCAATGGCGTAGGGAATGTGGAATTATTCGGTGCGCAATACGCAATGCGGGTCTGGATGGATCCGAACAAACTTAATAATTATCAGTTAACTCCTACCGATGTTATTTTAGCCATTCGCGCCCAAAATAATCAGATTGCGGCCGGTCAATTGGGCGGTCTCCCCGCCCTGCCTAATCAACAGCTTAATGCGTCCATTATTGCCCAAACCCGATTAAAATCCCCTGAAGAGTTTCAGAAAATTCTTCTGAAAGTGAATCCTGATGGTTCCCAGGTACGCTTGAAAGATGTGGCAAAGGTTGAGTTGGGCGGTGAAAATTATGACATGATTGCGCGTTATAACGGCCGTCCTGCCGCAGGCTTGGGCGTGAGGCTTTCTACCGGCGCTAATGCGCTCGATACTGCCAACGCTATTAAAAATGAATTAAAACGGATGACCCCTTATTTCCCCGCCGGATTAAAAGTGGTTTATCCCTATGACACGACCCCTTTTGTAAAGATTTCAATTCATAAAGTCGTTGAAACCCTTTTCGAAGCGTTCGTACTGGTATTTTTGGTAATGTATCTGTTTCTACAAAACCTGAGAGCCACTCTGATCCCTACCATTGCTATCCCGGTAGTGATATTAGGTACATTTGCCATTCTCTCCCTTTTCGGTATGTCGATTAATACGCTTACCATGTTCGGCATGATATTAGCGATTGGTCTTTTGGTTGATGATGCCATTGTGGTAGTCGAAAACGTTGAACGGGTGATGGCCGAAGAAAACCTGCCGCCTAAAGAAGCGACTCGCCGCTCCATGAAGCAGATCCAGGGCGCTTTGATTGGAATTGCAATGGTACTCTCAGCAGTTTTCATCCCCATGGCTTTCTTTGGCGGATCAACAGGCGCGATCTACCGTCAATTTTCGATTACAATTGTTTCTGCCATGGGACTTTCAATTTTAATCGCACTTATTTTAACACCCGCCCTTTGCGCAAGCCTTTTGAAGCCTTACTCGGAAGAACACCATGACAGGCGGCTTTTCAGCTGGTTTAACCGCTTTCTGCACTCAGCAACAAATGGCTATCACAATTCAGTCGCCAGAATTTTAAAGCATACTGGCCGCTATCTTTTAATATATCTGATAATTATTATTTCCATGGTGTATCTATTCTTTCGTTTGCCCAGCTCCTTTTTACCAGAAGAAGATCAGGGAATGCTGCTGACCATGATCCAGTTACCTGCGGGAGCGACCCAGGAGCGCACGCAAAAAGTCGCTGACGATATTTATCAGTATTTTGCAAGCAAGGAAAAGAACAATGTTATCTCCGTCTTCTCAGTAGTGGGATTTGGATTTAATGGCAAGGGACAAAATAACGGGATTGCCTTCCTCACCTTAAAAGACTGGGCAGAACGCAAAGGAAAAGAAAACTCTGTCCAGGAGATTATTAATCGGGCAGGACAGAAGTTCGCAGAAATAATTAATGACGGTATGGTTTTCCCATTTAATTTGCCAGCGATTATCGAGCTGGGCACCGCAACAGGATTTGACTTTGAATTAATTGACCGCGGTGGCCTGGGGCATGACAAATTGACCGAAGCCCGGAACAAGTTAATGGAGTTAGTGGGCGAGCATCCGAATGTTCTGGTGAGAGTACGGCCGAACGGATTGGAAGATACCCCGCAATATAAACTGATTATTGACCAGGAAAAGGCAGAAACCCTGGGTGTATCTATTGAAAACATTAATAATACTATTGCTGCCGCCCTGGGCAGCGTGTATGTCAATAACTTTATTGATAGAGGACGCGTCAAGAAAGTATACGTTCAGGGAGCAGCCCCTTTCCGTATGCTCCCCCAGGATATCAATGAATGGTATGTTCGCGCCGCCAATGGGCAAATGGTTCCATTTTCGGCTTTTGCCAGTTCAAAATGGGTGAAAGGCTCTCCCCGTCTTGAACGTTATAATGGGTTACCCTCCATGGAAATTTTAGGGGAAGCTGCAGAGGGTAAGAGTACCGGTACTGCGATGGCGTTAATGGAAAAATTAACTTCACAATTACCGGCCGGCATTGGTTTTGACTGGACAGGCATGTCTTATCAGGAAAGACTCTCTGGCAATCAGGCACCAGCTCTTTATGCCATTTCGCTTTTGGTTATATTTCTATCGCTGGCAGCGCTTTATGAAAGCTGGTCGGTTCCTTTTTCTGTAATGCTTGTCGTTCCATTGGGGATCATTGGTGCATTGATCGCTGCCAAACTGTTTAATATGTATAACGACATTTACTTTAAGGTAGGCTTGCTAACCACCATGGGCCTTTCCGCCAAAAACGCCATTCTTATCGTTGAATTCGCAAAGGATCTGATTGAAAAAGAGCATAAGCCCCTGATTGAGGCCACATTGGAAGCCACCAGAATGCGTTTACGCCCCATT
- a CDS encoding efflux RND transporter periplasmic adaptor subunit: MKWTFCNSQSRLLRPLLLISPLILLTACGDKPAQQGWGEPEVGVVQLAFQPFPITVELPGRVRSYRIAEVRPQVNGIILKRLFVEGTDVKEGQSLYQIDPAPYQAALDTAKGDLSKAEANLEIANLTVNRYKPLLGNKFVSKQDYDTAVANAKQGEASVESAKAALETAKINLQYTKVLAPISGRIGRSSVTEGALVTASQQNALAIIHQLDPVYVDITQSSNEFFRLQNELSKGEKQGKSQNISVNLFLDDGSTYNQTGKLEFSEVQVDETTGSITLRAIFSNPKNKLLPGMFVRAQLNMGINPKALLVPQQGITRNNTGNATALIVNNENKVEERKVTVTEAVNDKWLVTEGLTAGDKVIVSGQLKIKPGSKVKILNNQAEKDNKNTKVDS; this comes from the coding sequence ATGAAGTGGACTTTTTGTAACTCCCAATCGCGTTTACTGCGACCGCTTCTTCTGATATCGCCGCTGATATTGCTGACGGCCTGCGGGGATAAACCAGCTCAGCAGGGCTGGGGGGAGCCCGAAGTAGGCGTTGTCCAATTAGCGTTTCAGCCCTTTCCCATTACGGTTGAATTACCAGGCCGTGTACGCTCTTACCGTATTGCTGAAGTTCGCCCTCAGGTCAATGGAATTATTCTAAAAAGGCTATTCGTTGAAGGGACTGACGTTAAGGAGGGGCAATCACTGTATCAAATTGACCCTGCCCCTTACCAGGCTGCTTTGGATACGGCCAAAGGTGATCTGAGCAAGGCAGAAGCCAATCTCGAAATCGCGAATCTTACCGTCAATCGCTACAAGCCTTTGCTGGGCAACAAATTCGTCAGCAAGCAAGACTATGATACCGCCGTTGCCAATGCCAAACAGGGAGAAGCCAGTGTTGAATCGGCCAAGGCAGCGCTTGAAACCGCAAAAATTAACCTGCAGTACACTAAAGTGCTTGCCCCCATTAGTGGCCGTATTGGACGCTCGAGTGTTACCGAGGGCGCATTAGTCACAGCCAGTCAGCAAAATGCCCTGGCCATCATTCACCAGCTGGATCCCGTTTATGTAGACATCACTCAATCAAGTAATGAATTTTTCAGACTGCAGAATGAATTAAGTAAAGGGGAAAAACAAGGAAAATCACAGAATATATCGGTCAATTTATTCCTTGATGACGGCAGTACTTATAATCAGACCGGCAAACTGGAGTTTTCAGAAGTGCAGGTCGATGAAACTACCGGCTCCATCACCCTGAGAGCCATTTTTTCAAATCCCAAGAACAAACTTTTGCCTGGTATGTTTGTCCGCGCCCAGTTGAATATGGGTATTAACCCTAAAGCGCTGCTCGTGCCGCAACAGGGGATTACCCGCAATAACACGGGTAATGCGACTGCCCTGATTGTTAATAATGAAAATAAGGTGGAGGAACGCAAGGTGACGGTCACTGAAGCGGTTAATGACAAGTGGCTGGTTACAGAGGGATTAACTGCCGGGGACAAAGTTATTGTTAGCGGTCAACTCAAAATAAAACCTGGTTCAAAGGTCAAAATTCTAAACAATCAGGCAGAAAAAGACAATAAAAATACCAAAGTGGATAGCTGA